The sequence GGCGGAACCCAGACTTACGGGCAGTACGGGCCCCCGGTGGGCTTCAACCAACCCCAGGGCGGCGTGCCCGGCTACGGCCCCGGCCAGGCCGCCTCCGGCGAAGGCGACCGCCCCATGACGGTGGACGACGTCGTCGTCAAGACCGGCATGAGCCTCGGCGTCGCGCTGCTCGTCGGGATCGTCACCGCGATCTGGGCCCAGACCTCGCTGGCCGAGACGGGCCGGCTCTCCGGCGCCCTCATCGGCGCGATGATCGGCGGCCTGATCGTCGGGCTCGTCATCTCGCTGGTGATTATTTTCCGGCAGAAGCCGAGCGGCCCGCTGACGCTCGTCTACTCCGCCGCCGAAGGCCTGTTCCTCGGTGCGCTGAGCGGCGTGTTCGAGGTGATCTACCCGGGCATCGCGCTGCAGGCGATCATCGGCACCGCGGGTGTCTTCATCGGCATGCTGGTGGTCTACAAGACCGGCGCGGTCAAGGTGACGCCGAAGCTGACCAAGTGGATCGTCGGCGCCGTCGTGGGTGTCGCGATCCTGATGCTGTTCAACCTGATCAGCTCGCTGTTCTTCGGCTTCAACCCGCTGCGCGACGGCGGCCCGATCGCGATCATCTTCAGCCTCGTCTGCATCGGCATCGCGGCGTTCAGCTTCCTGCTCGACTTCGACCAGGCCGACCGGATGATCCGCGAGGGCATGCCGTCGAAGTGGGCCTGGTACACCGCGTTCGGCCTGATGACCACGCTGGTCTGGCTGTACCTGGAGATCCTGCGGCTGCTGTCGTACCTCCGCGAGTAACTTGGCTCACAGTCTCACAGTGAAGGCGCTCCGTAATCAACGGGGCGCCTTTTCTGTGGGTAATTCATGCTTTCGGGGACCCCGCTGCGGATCGTGCTCACCCTGCGTGTTTGATGTGCCGGTCAGTTCTTCATTTCACATGTGTGAGGTTCACAGTGAGCGTTCCCCCTCCGGCCCCCGGGGGCCAGCAGCCGGTGGGTCAGCCCGATCCCTACGGTCCGCCTCCCGGCGGCCACCCGCAGCAGTACGGCCAGCCCGGCACGCCGCCGCAGGGCCAGCCCGGCCAGTACGGCCCGCCGCCCGGGCAGTTCCCGCCCGGCCAGTTCCCGCCGGGCCAGCAGGGCTTCCCGCCCGCGCCGCCGGTGCCGAAGAAGTCGAAGGCCGGCACCTTCATCAAGTTCGGCGTCCTCGGCGTCATCGTGATCGTCGCCGTCGTCGTGGGGATCGTGTCGTTCGCCAACTCGCCGGCCAGCTCCAACGCCGGTGACTGCCTCACGATCACCGAGTTCACCCGGGGCGGGGACGACCCGGCGAAGGCGGACTGCAACGACCCGAAGGCCAACGTCAAGATCGCCGCCAAGCTCGACAGCGCGTCCGACAACTGCCCGGGCGGCTCCGACGCCGGCTACGACACCTACTCGGTCAGCGGCCGCAGCTCGTACAAGCTGTGCCTGATGATCAACGCGAAGCAGGGCGACTGCCTCGCGAACTTCACGTCCACGACCAAGGGTTACGTGAAGGTCACCTGCACCGACCCGACCAAGGACGGCGAACTGGTGAAGGTCGTCTCGGGCCAGGCGGACAAGAACCTCTGCGAGGGCACGGAGGCCACGCGCGTGGCCGTCTACCCGGAGCCCGCGACGACGATGTGCGTCAAGACGAACGAATAGCTCCGGCTCACCGCGGCTCGTCCCACACTGTGCGACGAGCTGCGGTGAATCGATCACCGGATCTAACTTCACCGGGTGGCGACGACCGAATCCCCAGCCGGTGAAAAGAAGTTCCTCGATTTCCCGACCTCCTGCGCGGCGCCCGTGCCGCGGCCCGAGGAGCCTGTCCGCGTGGTCCCGCTGGCCGTCGCCGGCGTGCTCGCGGCCGGCCTGACCGCCTACGTCTGGGCGAGCTACGGCGCCAAGTTCGGCGTCCTGCTGCTGCTCGGTCTCGGCCTCGGGCTCGCGCTGTTCCACTCGCGGTTCGGGTTCACGTCGGCCTGGCGCCAGCTCATCGCCGTCGGCAACGGCCAGGGCCTGCGGGCGCACACCCTCCTGCTCGGCACCGCCGCGACGCTCATCGCGCTGATCGCGGGCACCGGCAGCGGGCTCTTCGGCAGCAAGCCGGCGCCGACGGCGGGCGCGCTCGGCCTCGCCCTCTTCGTCGGCGCGACGCTCTTCGCGATCGGCATGCAGCTCGGCGGCGCGTGCGCGTCCGGCACGCTGTTCGCGGTCGGGTCCGGCCAGTCGGCGATCGTGCTGACCCTCGGCGGCTTCATCGCCGGGTCGGTGCTCTACACCTGGGCGTACCCGGTGCTGTCGGGCTGGCCCGAGGTCAAGGGCGTGCTGCTGGCCGACCACGTCGGCTGGTTCGGCTCGTGGGCGATCACGATCGCCGTGCTCGTCGCGATCGTCTTCGCGACCCGTGCGGTGCAGCGCCGCCGCACGCCGCCGCCCACCGACGCCGTGCCGACCGCGCGGGGCTTCGCCCGGGTGTTCCGCGGCTCGTGGCCGATGCTCGTCGGCGCCGTCGTGCTGGGCGTGCTGGCCGGCGCGGTGTTCCTGGTGTCCGGCGGGATCTGGGGCATCACGAGCGCGTTCTCGTTGTGGGGCGCGAAGATCCTGCAGGTGTTCGGGCTGCACCCGGAGACGTGGGAGTTCTGGCGGCAGAAGTCCAACGCGACGTCGCTGGCCAACCCGATCTGGAAGGACAAGACCAGCCTGACCGACATCGGGATCATGATCGGCGCCGCGGTGGCCGCCGCGGCAGCGGGCGCGTGGAAGATCCACAGCTCGATCCCGTGGCGCACCGCCGTCGCCGCGCTCCTCGGCGGCGTGCTGATGGGCGTCGGCGCGCGCATGGCGGGCGGCTGCAACATCGGCGCGTACCTCGGCGGCATCTCCACCGGCAGCCTGCACGGCTGGCTGTGGGGCGTGTTCGCGCTCGGCGGCACCTGGCTCGGCCTCAAGCTGCGCCCGCTGTTCGGGCTGGCGAACCCGGTGCCGACCGACAGCGTCTGCTGAACACGGCGAAGGCCCCCTGCTCGCGAGCAGGGGGCCTTCGCCGTCAGATCAGGAAAGACGCTCGATGATCAGCGCCATGCCCTGGCCGCCGCCGACGCACATCGTCTCGAGGCCGAACTGCTTGTCGTGGTGCTGCAGCGAGTTGATCAGCGTCGAGGTGATCCGGGCGCCGGTCATGCCGAACGGGTGGCCGACCGCGATCGCGCCGCCGTTGACGTTCAGCCGGTCCAGGTCGATGCCCAGGTCCTGGTAGGACGGGATGACCTGCGCCGCGAAGGCCTCGTTGATCTCGACCAGGTCGATGTCGCCGATCGACAGCCCCGCGCGCGAGAGCGCCTGCTTGGACGCCTCGACCGGGCCGTAGCCCATGATCTCCGGCGACAGGCCGGTCACACCGGTGGACACGATCCGCGCCAGCGGCGTCAGGCCCAGCTCGCGCGCCTTGGTGTCGGACATGATGACCAGCGCCGCGGCCCCGTCGTTGAGCGCGCAGCAGTTGCCGGCGGTGACCCGGCCGTCCGGGCGGAAGACCGGCTTGAGCCCGGCGACGCCATCGAGGGTGACGCCGGCGCGCGGGCCGTCGTCCTTCGAGACGACCGTGCCGTCCGGCAGCGTCACCGGCGTGATGTCCTTGGCCCAGAAGCCGTCCGCGATGGCCTTCTCGGCCAGGTTCTGCGAGCGGACGCCGAACTCGTCCATCTCCTCGCGGGAAACGCCCTTGAGCCGCGCGAGGTTCTCCGCGGTCTGGCCCATCGCGATGTAGACGTCCGGGAGGTTCCCCTCGGCACGCGGGTCGGTCCAGGTGTCGGTGCCGGACTCCGCGGTCGCCTGGGTGCGCCCTTCGGCGTCGGCGAAGAGCGGGTTGTGGGTGTCGGGCCAGGAGTCCGAGCTGCCCTTCGAGAACCGGGACACGGTCTCGACACCGGCCGAGATGAAGACGTCGCCCTCGCCGGCCTTGATCGCGTGGAAGGCCATCCGGGTCGTCTGCAAGCTGGAGGAGCAGTACCGGGTGATGGTGCAGCCGGGCAGGTGGTCGTAGCCCAGCTCGACGGCGACCGCGCGGCCCATGTTGAATCCGGACTCGCCACCGGGCAGGCCGCAGCCGAGCATCAGGTCGTCGATGTCGGCGGGGTCCAGCTGCGGCACCTTGGCCAGCGCGGCCTGGACCATCTGCACGGTCAGGTCGTCGGGCCGCATGCTGACCAGCGAGCCCTTGTTGGCGCGCCCGATGGGCGAGCGCGCGGCGGAGACGATGACGGCTTCGGGCATGACGGACACATCCTCGTATCGACGGTCACTAAGCGGTTGCTCACATAGTGCCGCGCGGAGCGCGGCGCGCAAAGTCGAAGCCGGTGTGAGCTTGCCGGGGGCTACCGGATCCGGAACCGGTCGCGGTACTCGCCCGGTGTCGTGGTCAGCCGGCGGCGGAACGACCGGGTCAGCGTGGACACCGTGCCGAAACCGCAGGTCGTGGCGACGCGGGAGAGCGTGTCGTCCGTGGTTTCCAGCCGTTGCCGGGCCGCTTCGACCCGGGCGTGCTCGACGTACGCGGCGGGCGTCATGCCCAGCTCCGCCTTGAACACGCGCGTGACCTGCCGGTCGGTGAGGTGGGCGCGGGCGGCCAGGTCGGCGACCGTCAGCGGCTCGGCGAGGTGGGTGGCGATGTGGTGGCGCAGCTCCTCGACCCGCCGCGTCGCGGACGCCGGTTCGAGGGACACGCTGAACTGGCTCTGCCCGCCGGGCCGGCGGAGGAACATGACGAGCTGACGGGCGACGCGCGACGCCGGCTCCGGGCCGAAGTCGTCCTCCACCAGCGCCAGCGCGAGGTCGGGGCAGGCGGTCAGGCCGGCCCCGGTCCACACTTCGCCGTCGCGGATGAAGATCGGGTCGGCGTCGACCGCGACCCCCGGGTGTTCCTCGGCGAGCTGCGGGGCGGTGGACCAGTGCGTGGTGGCGCGCTTGCCTTCGAGCAGCCCGGCCGCCGCGAGCACGTGCGCCCCGACGCAGACGGAGGCCACCCGCCGCGCGCGCCCGGCCAGCCCGCGGACGGCCTCGACCACGGCGGGATCGCACTCGGCGACGATCTGCCGGTTCTCCCCGACGGTGACCGCTCCCGGCACGACCAGTGTGTCGATCGCCCGGCCGGCCAGCTCCCCGAAAGTGGTGTCCGGCAGTACGCGCACGCCGGCGGACGTGGTCACCGGGTCCGCCGCCCCGGCCGCGAGGACGACGCGGTAGCCGGACGGGCGGTCCAGTTCCCGTTGCAGCAGCGAGAAAACCTCGGCCGGGCCGGTCACGTCGAGCAGGTCGACCCCGGCGAAGAGGACCACGACGATCAGCCGTTCCACGGTGCTCCGCTCCATGTCGGTTTCTGCGTCTCGCATGTCATTGCCGACACGCTCCGCCGACTTTAGCGTCGGTGGTACCGACAAAGTGGAAGGACAACCATGCCGAGGACGACGCTGCGGGAGCTGAACGGGCTCGACCGGACCCCCGCCGCACTGGCCGGGTCGACGCTGATCCTGGTCGACTACCAGAACACCTACACCCGGGGAGTGATGGAGCTGGACGGGTGGCGGCCCGCGCTGACCGCCGCCAAGGACCTGCTCGCCCGCGCCAGGGCGGCCGGCGCGAAGGTGATCCACGTCGTCCACGACGGTGGCGCGGGCAGCGCGTACGACATCCGGGCGGACATCGGCGGCATCCACCCGGACGTCGCCCCGGCCGAGGGTGAGCCGGTGGTCGTCAAGGCCGCGCCGAACGCCTTCGTGGGCACCGATCTGGGTGAGCGGGTCGACGCCGCCGGGAACGAGAACGTGGTCGTCGTCGGCTTCATGACCAACATGTGCGTCACGTTCACCGCCGAGGGCGCGTTCCTGCGCGGCAACACCCCGACGGTGGTGGCGGAGGCGTGCGCGACCCGGCCGCTGGCGACCGCGGTGGCGGCGGTGACGGCCGAGCAGCTGCACCACAGCGCGCTGGCGACGATCGCCGACCTGTACGGCGTGATCGTGCCGAGCGTGGCCGATCTGCGGTAGCCGGGCCGGGGTCGCCCGAATCCGGTGTGCGACCGCCCGGTGACTGGCAGGATCGGGCCCCGTGTCGAACGAACTCGAGCGCGTGCTGCGGACCAGGACGATCCTGCTGTGGGGCGCCGGGCTCCTGGTGCTCGCCGCGCTGTCGGCCACCTTGCTGCTCAGCCTGCTGGGCGGCGGCCGTCCGGAGGACTCCGCGCGCCTGGAAGCGCTCAAGACCGCCGCCAACATCGTCGTCGGGACCGGGGGCGCCGCCGCGCTGCTGCTCGCCGCGCGGCGGCAGCGGTCCGCCGAGCTCGACCTGGTGCAGAAGGACCACGACGCCACCGAGCGGCGGGTCACCGAGATCTACGCCAAGGCCGCCGACCAGCTCGGCAGCGACAAGGCGCCGGTGCGGCTCGCCGGGCTCTACGCGCTCGAACGGCTCGCCGGCGGGTACGCCGAGCACCGGCAGACGATCGTCAACGTCCTCTGCGCCTACCTGCGGATGCCGTTCGAGCCCGGCGACGAAACCCTCGAGGAGCTGCAGGTCCGCAAGGCCGCGCAGCGCATCCTCATGCTGCACCTGCGGCCCGGCAAGCCCGAGACGCCGAACGACGGCTTCTGGCCCGACATCGACCTCGACTTCTCCGGGGCGAAGCTCGTCGGGCTGACGCTCACGCACTGCTCGATCCGGTCGATCGTCTGCTACGGCACGACGTTCTTCGAACTGGCCACGTTCCGCAGCACCGAATTCCGTACCAAAGCGGACTTCAACAATGCCGAGTTCAACGACCACGCGGATTTCCGCAGAACCGTTTTCGGCGGCGAGGGCGACTCCTTCAACGGTGCAGTTTTCGCAGGTCCGGCCGATTTCGGCACCAAGTCGGCCGCGCGGCTCACGGGCGCGACCGCGCAACGGGGATTTCCCCGGACCTGGCCGCCGGGCTGGGAAGAACGGCCGATCGCCGACCGGCCGGGCTGGGCGGAATTGACACGAAAGGATGTTCCGGGGCAACCGGCCGGCCGATAGGATCGTGTACTCAGTGAAGTCGCCGTTCCACGACACGGGAGGTGAACTGGCGATGATTACGGGTCGGGCCGCCTTCTGGGCGTCCCTGGTTTTGCGGACGGGCTGCCGCGTGCCGATCGGCGCCGGGCGGATCCTCCGGGACGGGATGACGGCTCAGCGTGCGGCGGCCCTCGGGCCGGAACCGGTGTGGACGAGCGGCTTGGTGGCCGCCTGAGGAGTCCTCGCCGGGCGGTCCGACCTCGCTGCAGCTGCCTGGCATCACCGACGCGCACCCGGAGGCCCCCGGGACCCCGATCGCGCGTGAGGTGGACAACGCCACCGGTCGGCCGTTTAGGGTGGCGGTTGTGGAGTACGCAGAGCACATCGCAGACCTCGTGGGCAACACCCCGCTGGTCAAGCTGAACTCGTTGACCAAGGGGCTCAAGCCGCTCGTGCTGGCCAAGGTCGAGTACCTGAACCCGGGTGGCTCGGTCAAGGACCGCATCGCGCTGCGCATGATCGAAGCCGCCGAAGCCTCCGGCGAACTGCGCCCGGGCGGCACGATCGTGGAACCGACGTCCGGGAACACCGGCGTCGGCCTCGCCATGGTCGCGCAGCGCAAGGGCTACCAGTGCGTGTTCGTCTGCCCGGACAAGGTCAGCGAAGACAAGCGCAACGTGCTCAAGGCGTACGGCGCCCGCGTCGTGGTGTGCCCGACGGCGGTCGCGCCCGAGCACCCCGACTCCTACTACAACGTCTCCGACCGCCTGGTCCGCGAGATCGACGGCGCCTGGAAGCCCAACCAGTACGCCAACGCGCAGAACCCGGAGAGCCACTACCTCTCCACCGGCCCCGAGCTGTGGAAGCAGACCGACGGGAAGATCACGCACTTCGTCGCGGGCGTCGGCACCGGCGGCACCATCTCCGGCACCGGCAAGTACCTCAAGGAGGTCAGCGACGGCCGCGTGCAGGTGGTCGGCGCCGACCCGGAGGGCTCGGTCTACTCCGGCGGCAGCGGCCGGCCGTACCTGGTCGAGGGCGTCGGCGAGGACTTCTGGCCGGACACCTACGACCGCAACATCGCCGACGAGATCATCCCGGTCTCCGACGCCGATTCGTTCCAGATCACCCGGCGCCTCGCGCTGGAAGAGGGCCTGCTCGTCGGCGGCTCCTGCGGGATGGCCGTCGCGGCCGCGCTCAAGCTCGCCGAGCGGCTCACCGAGGACGACGTCGTCGTCGTGCTGCTGCCCGACGGCGGCCGCGGCTACCTGACCAAGGTGTTCAACGACACCTGGATGTCCTCCTACGGCTTCCTGCCGCCCGACTCCTCCGGCGCGACGGTCGCCGACGTGCTCACCAAGAAGAGCGGCTCGCTGCCGAACCTCGTGCACTCGCACCCGAACGAGACGGTCGCCGAGGCCATCGCGATCCTGGCCGAGTTCGGCGTCAGCCAGATGCCGGTGGTCAGCGCGGAGCCGCCGGTGATGGCCGCCGAGGTCGTCGGCGCGGTCAACGAGCGCGACCTGCTCGACGCGCTGTTCACCGGCAAGGCGCAGCTGGCCGACCGGCTCGACCGGCACATGTCACCGCCGTTGCCGACGATCGGCGGCGGCGAGCAGGTGGGCTCCGCGATGACCGCGCTCGAGAGCGCCGACGGTGCCCTCGTGCTGATCGACGGCAAGCCCGCGGGCGTGGTCACCCGGCACGACCTCCTGGGCTTCCTGGCCGGGCGTTGAACACTGCCTGAGAAGTGTCTTAATCGGTGAACCCGGCAGGGGCGTTACGAGCGCCCTGCCGGGTGATCCGATAGCGTGGGCGCGAGTAGAACACTTTCGCGTCATCGTCAAGGGGGTTCAAGACCCACATGAGTGCACCGCAGCCACCGAACCAGCCGTGGGGTGGCGGCCAGCCACCTCAGGGTCCGCCGAGTGGCCCCCAGCCGCAGCAGGACCCGTTCGGCAGCCCGGAACCGACCCAGGTCGTCCAGCCCGCCCAGCACCAGGGCGGTTCCCCGTTCGGGGAGACGCCGGAGCCGACCCAGGTCGTCCAGCCTGCCCAGCCGGGTGACGGCGGCGCGGGCGCGACCCAGGCGATGCCACCGGTCGACGCGAACGCGACCCAGATGGTGAACCCGGTCGGCGGCGGCGACGCCCCGGGCGCGGACTCCACCCAGCTGGTCCCGCCGGGCTCCCAGCCGCAGGGGATCCCGTACACCCCGCCGCCGAGCGCGGCCGACAACCCGGCCGCCGCGTTCGGCCAGCAGCCGGGCGGGTTCGGCCAGCACGAGCAGCAGGGTGGCTTCGGCCAGCCCGGTCAGCCGGGCGGGTTCGGGCAGCAGCCGGGTGGCTTCGGCCAGCCGGGCCAGCCCCCGCAGGGCTTCGGCGCCCCCGGGTTCGGCGGCCCGCAGCAGCCCGGCTTCGGCGGGCAGCCGCAGCCGTTCGGGGCCGCTCCGGCCGGCGGCGGCAACGCGCTGTTCGGCTACATCGCCGGCGGCGTCGTCGCGGTGCTGGGCCTGATCGCGCTGATCATCTCCTTCGGCTACATGGGCGACGCGAGCGACTACTCGAAGCTCTTCGACAGCGCGCCGAGCCAGGAAGCGATCAAGGACGTCCTCGACCGGCTGGGCATCATCGGCCCGGGCACGGTGTGGTTCTACGTGATCATGATCCTGGTGGGCTCGCTGCTCTCCCTGGCCGGCGGCGTCGGCCTGGCGCTCGCGGGCAAACTGGGCGGCCTCAAGAAGATCGTTCCGATCGTGGTCGTCGCGGGCGGTGCGCTGCTCACGCTGTTCGCGCTGCTGCTCAAGATCGGCATGACGCCGAAGGCCGAGGCGCTGGCGCAGGTTTCGGCGTCCGCCAAGGACACCTTCGGCCTCGGGCTCCCGCCGCTGATCCTCGGCGTGCTCATCCTCATCGCGGGTGTGCTCGGCCTCATCCCGGGGACCGCGCAGTTCGTCGGCCTCGGCGGTGGCGGCGGTGCCGCGCCGGCCGGGCCGCAGGGCTTCGGCGGTCCGCCGCAAGGCTTCGGCGGCCCGCAGCAGCAGGGCGGCTTCGGCCAGCCGGGCCAGCCCGGTCCGCCGCCGCAGGGCTACGGCCAGCCGCCGCAGGGTTACGGCCCGCCCCCGGGCTACGGCCAGCCGGGCGGCCCCAACCCGTCCAGCGGCGGGTTCCCGCAGCCGTCGAGCGGGGGCTTCCCGCAGCCGGGCCAGCCGCCGCAGCAGGGTGGCTACGGCCAGCCGGGCCAGCCGCCGCACGGCTACCCGCAGCAGCCGGGCCAGCCGCCGCAGGGCTACGGCCAGCCGCCGGGCCAGCAGGGCCCGCCGAGCGGCGGGTTCGGCCAGCCCGGCCAGCCGCCGCAGCAGTGGTGAACTGATCTCCCTTTCGTGCCCCGGAGCCCATTCGGCTCCGGGGCACGCTGCATTGACGGCCCCATTCGCAATTGTCCGAAAAGGACAAAGGTCGCGTGACATGATTTCCGCCGCTACCGCACAATAATGATCTTGGGTTCCGCCGTCCGGCCGAATTCGGTTCCGATTCCGGACTGCTTCCCCCATTCCGGTCTAAGGTGAGCGCCGACGTACTTGGGCTTGCCTGATGGGGGACTTGTGACCGGCTATCCGGTAGCGCGCTCGCATTCGTATTCATCGACTCGGCCATCCGGAGTAACGGCGGTACTCGCCGGCCTGCTCGGTATTCCGGCCGCGGTCGCCGCGGGATACGTACCGGTCAAGATCTTCCTCGACATGCCGGCCGAATTCAGCCTCGGCGCGCTGCCGGGTCTGGTGCTCGCGGACTTCGCGGGCTACCTCCTAGCCGGGCTCGTCCTGCTCCTCGGATCGCTCTCGACGCTGTTCCGCGCGACGGCGGGCGCGGTCCTGCTCGGCGTCGGCGCGCTGCTGGCCATCGGGGCGCTGCTCATCGAGCCGCTGTCGATGGGCGTGCCGCTCGGCCGCTTCGCCGACGCGATGTTCACCCACGGCGGCCTCGCCATGGTCGACCGCGTCGGCCTCGCCACGCTCTCGGTGCTCGTGCTGGTCCTGGCCTTCCTGCCGCCGACGTTCCGGTACCTGCGCTACCGCGCCGCGCTGCCCGTCATGGCCGGTCTGGGCGCGTACCCGTCGTCGTCACGGAGCTGGTGAGGTCCGCCTTCGCGACGTACGGTAACCAGCCGTATCCTCGGCAGCCGTGCCCACCTCCACCGAAGGCCGCACGGCGCTCGCCGCGGCGGCGCTGGCCCTGTTCGGCGGCCTGGTCTACGCGGCCGGGCTCGTGCTGGACGTCGTCACGCTGGTCCGCTTCCCGGCCGACGCGGCCCGCGTCGGCCTCCACGCGGCGGTCGACGCCGTCCTCGCCTCGGCCCTGCTCCCCGGCGGTGTCCTGCTGCTGCGCCGCCACCCGGTCGGCCGGATCGGCTGCGTGGCCGGCAGCTCGGCGGCGCTGCTCGCGACGCTGACGTCGCTGGTACTGGCGGCCACCGGTCTCGCGGTGGTCGATCTCGGCGGCCCCGGCGACCTGGCCGCGGGCGGGCTGGCGGCGCTCGCGCTGGTGCTGCCGCCGTCGATCACCACCCTGGCGCTGGCCGCTTCCCGGCCCGCCGCCCGCTGGGTCGGGGTCGCGGCGGCCTGATCTCCGGGCGTGCGGACTTCCACCCGGCGATGTCGATCGCGGCGAAACCGCTGACCTGGCCGCGGGCCGACTCGCCGGTGACACTGAGACCCATCCCACCTGACGGGAATGTTCACGCCAGGCCTTACGCTGAACAGATGGTGGACGACTACTCCGAACTGGGCTTCGAGACCCGCGCGATTCACGCGGGGCAGAAGCCCGACCCCCGCACCGGCGCGGTGATCGTGCCGATCTACCAGACCTCGACCTACGCGCAGGACGGCGTGGGCGGGACCCGCGAGGGCGACTACGAGTACTCGCGCACCGCGAACCCGACCCGTTCGGCGCTGGAGGAGGCGCTGGCCTCGCTGGAAGGCGGCCGGCACGCGCTGGCCTTCGCCTCCGGCATGGCCGCGTCCGACGTGGTGCTGCGCAGTACCCTCCGCCCCGGCGACCACCTCGTGCTCGGCAACGACGCGTACGGCGGCACGTTCCGGCTGATCGACAAGGTGCTCAGCCTCTGGGGCGTCGAGCACACCGTCGCGAACCTGGCCGACCTCGACGAGGTGCGCGCGGCGATCCGCCCCGAGACGAAGCTGATCTGGTGCGAGTCGCCGACCAACCCGATGCTCGGCATCGCCGACATCGCGGGGCTGGCCGGGGTGGCGCACGACGCCGGCGCCCGGCTGGTCGTCGACAACACCTTCGCGACGCCGTACCTGCAGAACCCGCTCGCCCTGGGCGCGGACATCGTCCTGCACTCGACGACGAAGTACCTCGGCGGGCACTCCGACGTCGTCGGCGGCGCGATCGTCACGAACGAGGACGAGCTGCGCGAGCAGTTCTTCTTCCTCCGCAACTCCGCGGGCGCGGTGCCCGGCCCGTTCGACGCCTGGCTGACCCTGCGCGGCATCAAGACGCTGGCCCTGCGCATGGAGCGGCACAGCGACAACGCCGAGCGCATCGTGCAGGCGCTGGTCAACCACCCGAAGGTGGCCAAGGTCTACTACCCGGGCCTGCCGGAGCACCCGGGCCACGAGGTCGCGGCGAAGCAGATGCGCCGCTTCGGCGGCATGGTCTCGTTCAGCCACG is a genomic window of Amycolatopsis lexingtonensis containing:
- a CDS encoding isochorismatase family protein, producing MPRTTLRELNGLDRTPAALAGSTLILVDYQNTYTRGVMELDGWRPALTAAKDLLARARAAGAKVIHVVHDGGAGSAYDIRADIGGIHPDVAPAEGEPVVVKAAPNAFVGTDLGERVDAAGNENVVVVGFMTNMCVTFTAEGAFLRGNTPTVVAEACATRPLATAVAAVTAEQLHHSALATIADLYGVIVPSVADLR
- a CDS encoding pentapeptide repeat-containing protein, translating into MSNELERVLRTRTILLWGAGLLVLAALSATLLLSLLGGGRPEDSARLEALKTAANIVVGTGGAAALLLAARRQRSAELDLVQKDHDATERRVTEIYAKAADQLGSDKAPVRLAGLYALERLAGGYAEHRQTIVNVLCAYLRMPFEPGDETLEELQVRKAAQRILMLHLRPGKPETPNDGFWPDIDLDFSGAKLVGLTLTHCSIRSIVCYGTTFFELATFRSTEFRTKADFNNAEFNDHADFRRTVFGGEGDSFNGAVFAGPADFGTKSAARLTGATAQRGFPRTWPPGWEERPIADRPGWAELTRKDVPGQPAGR
- a CDS encoding Bax inhibitor-1/YccA family membrane protein produces the protein MRSSSNPAFRNLPHGGTQTYGQYGPPVGFNQPQGGVPGYGPGQAASGEGDRPMTVDDVVVKTGMSLGVALLVGIVTAIWAQTSLAETGRLSGALIGAMIGGLIVGLVISLVIIFRQKPSGPLTLVYSAAEGLFLGALSGVFEVIYPGIALQAIIGTAGVFIGMLVVYKTGAVKVTPKLTKWIVGAVVGVAILMLFNLISSLFFGFNPLRDGGPIAIIFSLVCIGIAAFSFLLDFDQADRMIREGMPSKWAWYTAFGLMTTLVWLYLEILRLLSYLRE
- a CDS encoding acetyl-CoA C-acetyltransferase, giving the protein MPEAVIVSAARSPIGRANKGSLVSMRPDDLTVQMVQAALAKVPQLDPADIDDLMLGCGLPGGESGFNMGRAVAVELGYDHLPGCTITRYCSSSLQTTRMAFHAIKAGEGDVFISAGVETVSRFSKGSSDSWPDTHNPLFADAEGRTQATAESGTDTWTDPRAEGNLPDVYIAMGQTAENLARLKGVSREEMDEFGVRSQNLAEKAIADGFWAKDITPVTLPDGTVVSKDDGPRAGVTLDGVAGLKPVFRPDGRVTAGNCCALNDGAAALVIMSDTKARELGLTPLARIVSTGVTGLSPEIMGYGPVEASKQALSRAGLSIGDIDLVEINEAFAAQVIPSYQDLGIDLDRLNVNGGAIAVGHPFGMTGARITSTLINSLQHHDKQFGLETMCVGGGQGMALIIERLS
- a CDS encoding GlxA family transcriptional regulator; translation: MERSTVERLIVVVLFAGVDLLDVTGPAEVFSLLQRELDRPSGYRVVLAAGAADPVTTSAGVRVLPDTTFGELAGRAIDTLVVPGAVTVGENRQIVAECDPAVVEAVRGLAGRARRVASVCVGAHVLAAAGLLEGKRATTHWSTAPQLAEEHPGVAVDADPIFIRDGEVWTGAGLTACPDLALALVEDDFGPEPASRVARQLVMFLRRPGGQSQFSVSLEPASATRRVEELRHHIATHLAEPLTVADLAARAHLTDRQVTRVFKAELGMTPAAYVEHARVEAARQRLETTDDTLSRVATTCGFGTVSTLTRSFRRRLTTTPGEYRDRFRIR
- a CDS encoding YeeE/YedE family protein, translating into MATTESPAGEKKFLDFPTSCAAPVPRPEEPVRVVPLAVAGVLAAGLTAYVWASYGAKFGVLLLLGLGLGLALFHSRFGFTSAWRQLIAVGNGQGLRAHTLLLGTAATLIALIAGTGSGLFGSKPAPTAGALGLALFVGATLFAIGMQLGGACASGTLFAVGSGQSAIVLTLGGFIAGSVLYTWAYPVLSGWPEVKGVLLADHVGWFGSWAITIAVLVAIVFATRAVQRRRTPPPTDAVPTARGFARVFRGSWPMLVGAVVLGVLAGAVFLVSGGIWGITSAFSLWGAKILQVFGLHPETWEFWRQKSNATSLANPIWKDKTSLTDIGIMIGAAVAAAAAGAWKIHSSIPWRTAVAALLGGVLMGVGARMAGGCNIGAYLGGISTGSLHGWLWGVFALGGTWLGLKLRPLFGLANPVPTDSVC
- a CDS encoding LppU/SCO3897 family protein, which translates into the protein MGQPDPYGPPPGGHPQQYGQPGTPPQGQPGQYGPPPGQFPPGQFPPGQQGFPPAPPVPKKSKAGTFIKFGVLGVIVIVAVVVGIVSFANSPASSNAGDCLTITEFTRGGDDPAKADCNDPKANVKIAAKLDSASDNCPGGSDAGYDTYSVSGRSSYKLCLMINAKQGDCLANFTSTTKGYVKVTCTDPTKDGELVKVVSGQADKNLCEGTEATRVAVYPEPATTMCVKTNE
- a CDS encoding cystathionine beta-synthase: MEYAEHIADLVGNTPLVKLNSLTKGLKPLVLAKVEYLNPGGSVKDRIALRMIEAAEASGELRPGGTIVEPTSGNTGVGLAMVAQRKGYQCVFVCPDKVSEDKRNVLKAYGARVVVCPTAVAPEHPDSYYNVSDRLVREIDGAWKPNQYANAQNPESHYLSTGPELWKQTDGKITHFVAGVGTGGTISGTGKYLKEVSDGRVQVVGADPEGSVYSGGSGRPYLVEGVGEDFWPDTYDRNIADEIIPVSDADSFQITRRLALEEGLLVGGSCGMAVAAALKLAERLTEDDVVVVLLPDGGRGYLTKVFNDTWMSSYGFLPPDSSGATVADVLTKKSGSLPNLVHSHPNETVAEAIAILAEFGVSQMPVVSAEPPVMAAEVVGAVNERDLLDALFTGKAQLADRLDRHMSPPLPTIGGGEQVGSAMTALESADGALVLIDGKPAGVVTRHDLLGFLAGR